Proteins encoded within one genomic window of Humulus lupulus chromosome 1, drHumLupu1.1, whole genome shotgun sequence:
- the LOC133793069 gene encoding cytokinin riboside 5'-monophosphate phosphoribohydrolase LOG5-like isoform X2 translates to MRAYGIIHGRSLVHSVSLAWPFCLISSLFIHSITAVSRRLDLVYGGGSIGLMGLVSQAVHRGGGNVLGIIPRTLMCKEITGETVGEVRPVAGMHQRKAEMARHSDCFIALPGGYGTLEELLEVITWAQLGIHDKPVGLLNVDGYYNSLLTFIDKAVDDGFIKPSQRHIIVSAPNAKELVQKLEEYVPVHDGVIAKARWDVEQQQQIGFKPASLQTEIAL, encoded by the exons ATGAGGGCCTATGGAATTATACATGGTCGCTCGCTCGTCCACTCTGTCTCTCTTGCTTGGCCTTTTTGTCTTATTTCATCTCTTTTCATTCACAGCATAACCgca GTATCAAGAAGGTTGGACCTTGTCTATGGTGGAGGCAGTATTGGGCTAATGGGTTTGGTTTCTCAGGCTGTTCATCGTGGTGGAGGGAATGTTCTCGG GATCATTCCCAGGACTCTGATGTGTAAAGAG ATAACAGGCGAGACAGTTGGTGAAGTTAGGCCAGTTGCCGGCATGCATCAAAGGAAGGCAGAAATGGCCCGCCATTCTGATTGTTTTATTGCCTTGCCAG GTGGGTATGGAACACTAGAGGAGTTGCTTGAAGTGATCACCTGGGCTCAACTTGGTATCCATGACAAGCCA GTGGGTCTGCTCAATGTGGATGGCTACTACAACTCTCTCCTCACGTTCATTGATAAGGCAGTCGATGATGGTTTCATTAAGCCTTCACAACGCCACATCATAGTCTCTGCCCCCAATGCCAAAGAGCTTGTTCAAAAACTCGAG GAGTACGTGCCCGTGCATGATGGAGTCATAGCCAAGGCAAGGTGGGATGTTGAACAACAACAGCAGATAGGTTTCAAGCCCGCTTCATTGCAGACTGAGATCGCACTATGA
- the LOC133793069 gene encoding cytokinin riboside 5'-monophosphate phosphoribohydrolase LOG5-like isoform X1, translated as MEGKLLKSRFKSVCVFCGSSAGKRDCYRDAAIELAQELVSRRLDLVYGGGSIGLMGLVSQAVHRGGGNVLGIIPRTLMCKEITGETVGEVRPVAGMHQRKAEMARHSDCFIALPGGYGTLEELLEVITWAQLGIHDKPVGLLNVDGYYNSLLTFIDKAVDDGFIKPSQRHIIVSAPNAKELVQKLEEYVPVHDGVIAKARWDVEQQQQIGFKPASLQTEIAL; from the exons ATGGAGGGCAAGCTCTTAAAATCAAGGTTTAAGTCTGTCTGTGTGTTTTGTGGGAGTAGTGCTGGGAAGAGAGATTGTTACAGAGATGCAGCCATTGAACTGGCCCAAGAgctg GTATCAAGAAGGTTGGACCTTGTCTATGGTGGAGGCAGTATTGGGCTAATGGGTTTGGTTTCTCAGGCTGTTCATCGTGGTGGAGGGAATGTTCTCGG GATCATTCCCAGGACTCTGATGTGTAAAGAG ATAACAGGCGAGACAGTTGGTGAAGTTAGGCCAGTTGCCGGCATGCATCAAAGGAAGGCAGAAATGGCCCGCCATTCTGATTGTTTTATTGCCTTGCCAG GTGGGTATGGAACACTAGAGGAGTTGCTTGAAGTGATCACCTGGGCTCAACTTGGTATCCATGACAAGCCA GTGGGTCTGCTCAATGTGGATGGCTACTACAACTCTCTCCTCACGTTCATTGATAAGGCAGTCGATGATGGTTTCATTAAGCCTTCACAACGCCACATCATAGTCTCTGCCCCCAATGCCAAAGAGCTTGTTCAAAAACTCGAG GAGTACGTGCCCGTGCATGATGGAGTCATAGCCAAGGCAAGGTGGGATGTTGAACAACAACAGCAGATAGGTTTCAAGCCCGCTTCATTGCAGACTGAGATCGCACTATGA